The following coding sequences are from one Rutidosis leptorrhynchoides isolate AG116_Rl617_1_P2 chromosome 11, CSIRO_AGI_Rlap_v1, whole genome shotgun sequence window:
- the LOC139874386 gene encoding cyclin-dependent kinase F-4-like, translating into MERYQRLEALGEGAFGVVCKALDRKTNEIVAVKRMKDDHGSFKECMNLIEVKSLLEMNNHPNIIKLKEIHKKGDILYLIFEYMECSLYDRLKNQTEYFSETQIKSMCFQLFQGLAYAHAKGYIHRDLKPGNILVSKDVIKICDFGQAREIDDKIPFTDYVTTRWYRAPEVILGQDIYDFSVDMWAMGTIMVELYNRKPLFDCESGQAVLCKICKVIGTPTESTWKYGIKLASEKGFEFPKFSGVKLSELVPTASPEAVDLIGTLLSWNPHKRGTAMEVLIHPFFKSCRDVLRSELRHERSLKRRKCDENEDDLKRRIEAYWFDY; encoded by the coding sequence ATGGAGAGATACCAAAGATTGGAAGCACTCGGAGAAGGAGCTTTTGGCGTAGTATGTAAAGCGTTAGATCGAAAAACAAACGAAATCGTTGCAGTCAAGAGAATGAAAGACGATCATGGATCATTTAAAGAATGCATGAATTTGATTGAAGTTAAATCACTTTTGGAGATGAATAATCATCCCAATATCATCAAACTTAAAGAAATCCACAAAAAAGGCGATATTTTATATTTGATATTCGAGTACATGGAATGTAGTCTTTACGATCGATTGAAGAATCAAACAGAGTATTTTTCAGAAACCCAGATTAAAAGTATGTGCTTTCAACTGTTTCAGGGTCTTGCATACGCTCATGCTAAAGGTTACATTCATCGCGATCTTAAACCCGGTAATATTTTAGTATCCAAAGATGTGATAAAAATTTGTGATTTTGGTCAAGCACGCGAGATTGATGATAAAATTCCGTTTACCGATTACGTTACGACGCGTTGGTACCGTGCCCCAGAGGTTATTCTAGGTCAAGACATTTATGATTTTTCGGTTGATATGTGGGCCATGGGTACAATCATGGTTGAGTTATATAACCGTAAACCGTTGTTTGATTGCGAATCCGGACAGGCTGTTTTGTGTAAAATTTGTAAAGTGATTGGGACCCCAACAGAGAGTACATGGAAATATGGTATTAAACTTGCAAGTGAAAAAGGGTTTGAGTTTCCGAAATTTAGTGGTGTGAAATTATCTGAGTTGGTACCAACTGCAAGTCCCGAGGCGGTTGATTTGATTGGTACGTTGCTGAGCTGGAATCCACATAAGCGGGGGACGGCTATGGAAGTACTTATACACCCGTTTTTTAAAAGTTGTAGGGATGTTTTACGATCTGAGTTACgacatgaaagaagtttaaaaaggCGAAAGTGTGATGAGAATGAAGATGATTTGAAGAGACGTATTGAAGCTTACTGGTTTGACTATTGA
- the LOC139874388 gene encoding putative disease resistance RPP13-like protein 1 gives MAIGELFLGVFLNVLFEKMAYPELIRLARSVRVDSELDKWRSTFTLIQAVLVDAGKKHLENISIQLWLNELHHLAYDIDDVLDDLATEAMRHPLIQQSRASTSKVLKFIPNKFHALKYEELVDVSGIVGREGDKEALIGKLVWNESCDQNVSIMSIVGLDGIGKTTLARLFYNDKKVKDHFELTSWVCVSDEFNVFNISKAIFKDVGGDDRKFEALNQLQVAISEKKIQIKGS, from the exons ATGGCTATTGGTGAACTCTTTCTTGGTGTATTCCTCAATGTTCTGTTTGAAAAAATGGCTTACCCTGAATTGATCAGGCTAGCTCGATCTGTGAGAGTAGATTCTGAGCTCGACAAATGGCGCAGCACCTTCACCCTGATACAAGCAGTGCTTGTTGATGCAGGGAAGAAGCACTTAGAAAATATTTCTATTCAGTTATGGTTGAATGAACTTCATCATTTGGCTTATGACATAGATGATGTACTCGATGATCTGGCTACTGAAGCTATGCGTCACCCGTTGATACAACAATCTCGTGCCAGCACCAGTAAGGTATTGAAGTTTATTCCAAACAAATTTCATGCTCTTAAATATG AGGAACTGGTTGATGTTTCCGGGATTGTGGGTAGGGAAGGGGATAAAGAGGCATTGATTGGAAAGTTGGTATGGAACGAATCGTGTGATCAAAATGTCAGCATCATGTCTATTGTTGGTCTTGATGGAATAGGCAAGACCACACTTGCCCGACTTTTCTACAACGATAAAAAAGTAAAGGATCACTTTGAACTCACTTCTTGGGTTTGTGTCTCCGATGAGTTCAATGTATTTAATATTAGCAAGGCAATATTTAAAGATGTAGGTGGGGATGATAGAAAATTTGAAGCCCTAAATCAGCTTCAAGTGGCTATTtcagaaaaaaaaattcaaataaaagGTTCCTAA
- the LOC139874390 gene encoding uncharacterized mitochondrial protein AtMg00810-like: MRVCKLKKSIYGLKQASRNWYHKFTRLLTRIGYEQSKEDHSLFIYKTANVFVAALIYVDDVILVGNDTNQIKRTKSYLDKEFCIKDLGSLKYFLGIEVARTSEGLVLSQRKYTLDLLEDSGLQGCRPSSFPMEPNLKLDKGEEEEKVDASQYRRLVGPLLYLQATRPDITYSVNILSQFVADPRRNHMEATTRVLRYLKTTAGQGILLPKDGEINLVAYCDSDWLGCPFSRRSRSGYLLLLGGAPISWKSKKQSVVSRSFAEAEYRAMAIAVSEVL, encoded by the coding sequence ATGAGGGTTTGCAAACTCAAGAAGTCTatctatggtttgaaacaagcctcTCGAAACTGGTATCACAAGTTCACTAGATTGCTCACTCGCATTGGTTACGAGCAATCAAAGGAAGACCATTCTTTGTTTATTTATAAAACTGCTAACGTGTTTGTAGCAGCTCTTATCTATGTGGACGATGTAATACTGGTTGGAAATGATACGAACCAAATTAAGAGAACAAAGTCCTACCTTGACAAGGAATTTTGCATTAAAGATCTTGGCTCCTTGAAATACTTCTTGGGAATAGAGGTGGCAAGAACATCAGAAGGCCTAGTTCTTAGCCAACGCAAGTATACGTTAGATTTACTTGAGGATAGTGGTCTGCAAGGGTGTCGTCCTAGCTCGTTTCCAATGGAGCCGAACTTGAAACTTGACAAAGGAGAGGAAGAAGAGAAGGTTGATGCAAGCCAATATCGAAGGCTTGTGGGTCCTCTTTTGTATCTACAAGCCACCCGTCCAGACATAACTTATTCAGTTAACATCTTAAGTCAATTTGTTGCAGATCCTAGACGCAATCATATGGAGGCTACCACTCGGGTCCTTCGCTACCTCAAAACCACGGCTGGTCAAGGTATACTTTTACCTAAGGATGGTGAAATAAATCTTGTTGCATATTGCGACTCCGATTGGCTTGGGTGTCCATTCAGCAGACGATCAAGAAGTGGCTATTTGCTTTTATTAGGTGGAGCTCCAATTTCTTGGAAGTCCAAGAAACAGTCAGTGGTATCTCGCTCTTTCGCCGAAGCCGAATACCGAGCCATGGCTATAGCTGTCAGCGAAGTGTTATGA